The Sardina pilchardus chromosome 5, fSarPil1.1, whole genome shotgun sequence DNA window GATGCTTCTGAGGTGGTAGAAGGCAGACTTGGTGACGTTGTTAATGTGAGaccggaaggagagagtggagtcaAGGATAACACCCAGGTTGCGCACCTCAGATGATGGGGAAATGGAGCAGCCATCCACGACCAGGGCCAGGTCTCCAATTTTCTTGAGCAGTGGTGCAGGGGCCACCACCATGAGCTCTGTCTTGTTACTGTTGAGTTTGAGTAGGTTTGTGGtcatccatgatttgagttcctgcaggcagttgacaagttgtgtgggtgggagatgggaggaggggttgGTGCTGATATAAAGCTGAGTGTCATCGGCGTAGCAGTGGAAGTTGAGTCCATGTTTACGGATAATATGACCCAGGGGTAGCATGTAAATGGTGAACAACAGAGGACCAAGCACAGAGCCCTGAGGCACGCCATGGTTGACGGGTGCTGGAACAGAGTTGGAGCCATTTAATGTGATGAATTGTTTCCGGCCTGTGAGGTAGGACCGGAACCAGGACAGTGCTGTGCCACTAAGGCCGATGAGTTCAGAGAGGCGACGGAGGAGGATGGTGTGGGAAACTGTATCAAAAGCTGCAGAAAggtcaaggaggatgaggatggtgatGAGGCCATTGTCGGCAGCAAGCAGGAGGTCATTTGTGATTTTAATGAGGGCGGTCTCAGTGCTATGATGGGTTCTGAAACCAGATTGAAGAGGTTCAAAGAGCTCATGGTGGGACATGTGATGTTGAAGCTGGGCAGCCACTGCTCTTTCCAGGATTTTGCTAATGAAGGGGAGGTTGGAGATTGGACGATAGTTGTTGTTCTCTTACTTCTGTTAACgttcaaaacaaacagagagctagcacgctacttcctccccctccctcccatgcaattgaaactctcctaaatGTGTATCTTATCTGTGATttgctggaacagtttgttatgtttttaagGCCCGGGTTGGCCTAGGTTTTGTTGCCATTTTTTAAGCCTGGGATGTCCACAGAGATCgtgtttttttacagtgtgttcaAGGCACAGACAGCTGGAGTATTGTGGGGTGATGTATGCTGTAAGTGAGAAAAATGTTTTAGCCTTAAAGAAACGTGTGATATCGCTCAGAGCACCTTTAAGCATTTCTTATCCAGTATGGTTTGTATATaatagcaaagatccttaagaacCCTTTTTCAACTATCTCTGATTATAGTATATGTTTATTTTCATAAGGCTGCTGATTGaatgctattctccttaatgtggtctttttaaattgtttactgttaaatgtTACTAtagtattgttgttatttgtatgtttttttttcttttttacttacTTGGTGACCCAAAGGTGCAGGACAATGTTCCGCATTATTGTGGTTCAGGCTTGTTCCCATTGATATTGGGCCGCAATTTCTTTTCTGGAGAGCTTCAGTCATCAGAAGgcaaatcatcatgatcatctaCTGTAATCAGAATaaatggaactggttatgtgtggttgcccagcaacattgctgaaAAAGTTGCCCCAgcatgcacatttttctgatatcATCCTACGGCTGCTGAATGACATTGGAATGAGTtgataagagaccactgcaaatttgaatacgattgtcaactcattcgaatctcattcagcaaccgtaggatgacatcagaaaaatgtgcagtggcctcttaattttttccagagctgtgtatacatacagtatgaagaccAAACAAAATATTTCCACAAAAGTCCATAAAAGACtacatgcccactgtgaaggaaaacattattatcattgttgtatgtgtgcttgcaagTTGCTGTAGACCTAAATTGACCCTTGACCGCCGACACCTAAATCTGCAGACACAGAATGTTCTTGTCTAGTTCACACCAAGAAAAGTTCAGTGTGCAGATTTTAAGTTCAAAGAGGAACCAACTGCAAAAAGGTGTCTGGTAAACAACTGTTGTAACCACTGATTGTATAACTGATGTGCCATGCTTTGCTGAATAAAAAGACTTGCGCTGCGAGGAGAAAGTCAGAGACTGTTTTGCAGAAAGGAGAcacccaccaagtttcatgtgccatGGTGTTTCAGTGTCCGGTTTCAGTGTCGGATTTGTtaaccaaaaattcaggaagtagtaGATGACGGGGCAAAAATGCGGACAACCTCTATATCACCGccacgctagcggcggtcaaaATAATTATTTGTTTCCCTCTTTTTACTCATCTTTACCAGTGGTGCCAATACATGTGGAGGGCTCTAGTTATCTTGCTTGTGTTTGACCAAAACACCTTACTGTTGCTTTAAAGGCCACTTGTACATCTCctctcaacacacatacacacacacacacacacacacacacacacacacacacacacacacacacacacacacacacacacacacacacacacacacacacacacactctctcattctcttactccttctctcattccctcactcTGTATGCTGCTTCAGTTGTAGTTTTTTGTATTAGTGGTCAAAAACGATTAGCATAATCCCTCATCTCCTCTACCTCTGATTTCAGGAGCAATCTGGTTGAAGGCGTGGACAGCAGTTACATCAAGAGATGCCTCTACCATGAGACAAACAGTCCTCTGTGCCCCATCTTCAAGCTGGGAGACATAGTGAGACTCTCTGGCTTCAACTTCCAACAAATAGCAAAAGTGGTAGGTATTGtatttacagacacacaacatGTTCAGACAATGTCCCTGCCACACTGTCTAATCTCTGATCACTGATCTTGTGTCTTGCACATATTAGTTCAGTCCTATGCACATATtggtagggttgggtatcgagaatcgagaatcgatgggaaccgggactagctttccaattctcccggaatcgttcaaaagtttaaatttcaattcctagtatcgattcccagtccgcgaaccggaagaagaagctgctaaacaccaacgaagaaggtgtttgcataaccgagctgaggcaacaagacagttcatagatttgatatttatattgtagttgaaaacagccctgtgagaaatgtatagtaaatgtcattcagaaggaccgttggttagctagctcatttaaaatatccaaacttttttgaccctgccttttacaagaatcggaattgagaatcgttaggaaccggaatcgaaatcggaatcggaattgttcaaattcaaatgataCCCAACCCTACATATTGGTGCAGTGTGTTATGGACAGCTCActaggatgtacagtatatgattgcGTGACTAGAtgactcagtcagtcagtttaTGCCAGAGGCAATGAATAGTTGTTGACATTTGACATCTTGCAGGGTGGTGCGATTGGCATCCTCATCGACTGGGTGTGTAATCTGGATTACAACATTAAACACTGCAAGCCAAAGTACTACTTTCATGGTCTCTATGGTAACGCGCGTGAGACGGACAAGGCCAGGGCATCTGTGGGCTACAACTTCAGGtactgaccagtgtgtgtgtgtgggggggggggtgggtgggtgggtgggtgggatgcAAATGTATGCAACCCCATTCGTACCGCTAACCACAATCAAAAGTTAAAACACTGTTTGCCTAATGGGAGATAAGGCTGCAGGGCTTTAGCaccttgaagccttgaaaacaTTTGCAAATGTTTGCAAACCCAATCTTACCTACTGTAACCACGATCAACTGTTTGCATATCCTTGGTATGACTTTCATGCAAAGATGCATCTAAAAATACTGATACATTTGCATAAGGATGTTTTATGAAACATTATTTGAAGGTGCCGTATGTAGCTGTTACGCTAGACAAAGTTACAGCCAATCAACACATAGCTTCAAACGCATTAGGAAACTTCCAGCACAACTGCCATCTACTTTTAACAAGACCAAATATCTAATGCTGAAGTCATTTTCCTAAAATGATATTATTTTCTTTACACCTATTAGTCAAGAAGCACAATGCACATGCTTAAATTGCTAATGTCACTGGCAATAAACTTGAAAATAATCTTAGGTTCTGTAGttagtattttatttattaatgtttATAACTGATTTGATTTCATTTTAGTTATGGGTCCATTTAAGGTAAACTGTAGAAAATGGTAAAAAGTAAAAGGAAGTGCTTTCTGATTGATGTAAATTTATTTCGTAATGGCAGGCACGCTAAATACTACATGGAGAACTCGACGGAAATGAGAACACTCATGAAAGTGTTTGGCATCCGCTTCAATGTCATCGTTCGTGGACTGGTAAACAAAATGAATTCTGTTTCATCTGTattcagtggtgtagtctacgtgaTCCACAGGTACAGTATAGTCTACATGTAGTATATATCAACTGAAAAAGCACCAAGATTGCTGTATGAAATAGCTAAGGACATGTATCAACATACATTTGTGATAGACTGAGACGAGAGGAGAATGAGACATTTTGAATTTGTTATTTGAATGCTGGATATGGAAGAAAACACTCCTGTCCAATAAGGCAAACCTTTCCCTCTGGTCACCTTGAGCACTGCAGGCTTCCTTAGCAATATCACACACTATGCCCATTGCAGCACattagactacaccactgtctGTATAGTAAACACATACCATTTCCAAATGATCATAGATTACCTTCACTTTCATAAACGTTGTGTGTCTTATCAGGCAAGAAAATTTGATATCATCCCAACACTTACAGCAATTGGATCAGGAGTAGGGATCTTTGGAGTGGTAAGACTACAGTTTAAGCTGATACATACTGGGAATCCAATGTAATCTctgaaaatcaaatgaaaataatttgatatgtataaaaaaaatactatggTATTAGTATTGTAGGATTCTCCACCATGACTGTACAGTAGATGCGTTCACAACTTGAATGGTCAACAACCTCTTTGTGTCCTCCGCAGGCAACCGTTGTGTGTGACCTTGTGCTGTTATATGTTTTGCCCAAGAGAGATTTCTACAAGAATATGAAATTCAAATCAACAGTCATGGATGATGAAGTAAGTACAGGCATGAGAGTGGCATCCTgaccacagaggcagagaggagtttagtgtgcctatgtgtgtgtgtgtgtgtgtgtgtgtgtgtgtgtgtgttgtggttgaatACATCTTCTGCTATTTTTTGCTGATTTGCTGTTTACCCTGCTTAATATGTCTGCTGCTGTTttctatgtgtactgtatgtgtgttgttgaagTGTGTGCTATTTTAGATGGTGAGTGTAGTCTACAGGATGAGGCCTCAGGAAATAATCCTGATAggctgagagagtgtgagagcagaGGGCTCTTGGACATTTCTATAAATATTATTGTTTTGTTGAGGTTTCACATGATGAGAGTTTCACAGACAAAGCTTACAGCCCTCAGACTTAGTCAAACTTTTAGTCTTTTACCGTCAGTTATTTGATTGaatttcattaaataacattgACAGAAGGATTACTACTATGTCTTCGATCTTACTTACTATGGCTTCGAATGACATTATCGATCTTATATGATATAattatatgatatgatatattGTGAATAAATAGTAACATGTGGTTCTACTTATACTCCTGACAAGAGAACAGTGAGGCTTGACACtaaatgaccttactgtactgtaattgaCCCTATAAGCAGAtggtcgtggatctgtccgaggtttcttccttaGTATGTATCTCCAGttctagggagttttttcctcacccctgttactcatgggctcccTCTGAATGCTTAACACACTGTATAAAGCGCCATGAAACATGTGTACTCTTTTGGTGCTCTAGAAAGGAAATGAAATTGACATTGAAAACAGCAAAATAGAGCTATGCTGTGTGGGCACTGCATCAATCCTTTAGGATcacaaggtggcagtacagACACAATAGCGCAATGAGCTGGTCTGTTAGAATGagttgacacacacagcacatactcaGTTGAAGTAAAGCAGGGGCTGCAGGGCTTTTGCATAATGCAGACACCTTTCACAATCACTACTGGTGAACAGGTTATGACTATTTAATCGTTTATTCATTAATGTGTTAAAATTGATTAATAGATGTCGGCTATTAATATGGCTAAAACCTTTTGGTGATTTGCTGTTTAGACTGCATTCATCAAAGAGAAGCAGCTTACGCTTGAGTTAGTGTGAGTGAAAGGCAGTTCGTCACTCCTGCCGGTGAGCTGCCTGCTCTTAGGAGTCTTTTACCACCAGTCCTGCGGAAACAGAATTCATCCGTCCATATCCCTGCTCAGAAGTTACCTAGGCAACGCAGCGAACTGGGTGCTGCTGACACAACTTGTCTTCTTCTaaaggtagacagagagagagagagagaaagagagagagagagagagagagagagagagaaagaaagaaagaagggggtCGGGTCGGGGTTTAGACGAAACTAAGGTGAGGGCAGATCTTAACCTGCAGCTCTCCCACTCAGCCTGACTCTCCTCCCGAAGGCAAAGCAGAAAGACAGCTGGGCTCTTTTGTTTGCCAACGAGGGACAGAAACTATGCGCTGTCTTTTAATCTCTCTTCTTGGGAACCACGGGCATGGAGTTACATAGAGGCGTAGGCATCTATAAATCCTCAATGTTTGTTCCTCTGAACTCTGTTAACTTGAGTGGTCccaacattacatacacacacaggaactgtTTGCCGTAGCACTTCCAGCTAACACTTGAGATGTTTCATTTCTCTGTAATGTGAAGACGAGCGGCAGTGGCTCAAATGAGGGAGACGTATCTATGACCAACGTAGGCTCAAAAGACCCAGCTCCAATAACGATGAAGGTGACTGTTTACTTCCACAAACACTCCTGTATCTCATACCCCATCTCTATAATGTTTGTTCTCATCTTCAGGCCTTACTTGGTGACTCTGGACCTTTATCTCCACAGGATTGACTGCCCCGCCGCTTAAATCTTCAGCCTCGCTGCCGTGACAACTGACTGCACTGtaagaacacaaaacacacactggagtaGATATGCTCGCACTGGGTCAGAAGGGTCTTACAAATGGGCATTTGCAAGCCTGTGGACTTGACACTGTACTACATAAAAGTCTCCCAAGAATGATTCCACATCCATGTTCagcagagggttttttttttttttgtagtatcACAACATTTGGGTGTGTAATCTTTTTTGCCCATAGACTGTCTGGGAATCAGGTCCTGTCCCTTGTACTACACGGATAACACAGTCTTTCACCAACATCATCTTTTTCTTGTCTTCATAGTGTCTTCACTGGGCTGTTTCTGTAATCCTACAAATAAACACGTTTTTTTAGTGCGATATGTGGCTAACTCACTCTGCATCTTCTAGTctagtaggaggaggagaggacatgtTGGGATTATAGGACCTCACAGTACACGACTGGTgtaaggcctactgtatgtgatcattCATTCTGATATGTCTATTGGGTTGTTTGTTCATGACATGTGGTCATATGCAAGTTCTTTTGGAATGTGTACGGTCAGGGAGTACTGTCCATGTGACTGGTACTAACGAAAGTAAAACCACACAAGACAAATTTGTTCTGAAAAAGGCTATGGAGGCCCATGTCGTTGTGATATCTTTTATTGTCTTTGATTATGTCTAAATGTACAAAAGCATGCAAAAAATAGCCTCTTTGTATATATCGGTACATATTTACATTGTAACAGTTGcattctccattttttttttttttttcgtgtgtATGTCATGCTTTGTTTTTTCGTGTGTGAGAAATGTACATTCAGATTAGGCAGAAGAGCACAGACAGCCATTGAACATACATCTTAGACAGGCactaaaacacagacagagggacgGATCTAATGGGCGCCGTGCTGTCGGGGCTACATGCTGTACAATCTCACTGTTGTC harbors:
- the LOC134080039 gene encoding P2X purinoceptor 1-like isoform X3 gives rise to the protein MQETLVAKLTTHLVFFISQLEGLLLLLLLIFQRWVFIYEKGYQIEDSAIGSVLTKMKGVGHTSEDEEERVWDVADYVFPEQGDASFVVMTNYIITERQKQDKCPELNDGKNSCTTDKDCEGGRYKRTGNGYMTGKCVNNKTCEVRAWCPVEDDRTIPDPPLLMSAENYTLFIKNSVTFPQFGVVRSNLVEGVDSSYIKRCLYHETNSPLCPIFKLGDIVRLSGFNFQQIAKVGGAIGILIDWVCNLDYNIKHCKPKYYFHGLYGNARETDKARASVGYNFRHAKYYMENSTEMRTLMKVFGIRFNVIVRGLARKFDIIPTLTAIGSGVGIFGVATVVCDLVLLYVLPKRDFYKNMKFKSTVMDDEALLGDSGPLSPQD
- the LOC134080039 gene encoding P2X purinoceptor 1-like isoform X2, whose translation is MKGVGHTSEDEEERVWDVADYVFPEQGDASFVVMTNYIITERQKQDKCPELNDGKNSCTTDKDCEGGRYKRYMTGKCVNNKTCEVRAWCPVEDDRTIPDPPLLMSAENYTLFIKNSVTFPQFGVVRSNLVEGVDSSYIKRCLYHETNSPLCPIFKLGDIVRLSGFNFQQIAKVGGAIGILIDWVCNLDYNIKHCKPKYYFHGLYGNARETDKARASVGYNFRHAKYYMENSTEMRTLMKVFGIRFNVIVRGLARKFDIIPTLTAIGSGVGIFGVATVVCDLVLLYVLPKRDFYKNMKFKSTVMDDETSGSGSNEGDVSMTNVGSKDPAPITMKD
- the LOC134080039 gene encoding P2X purinoceptor 1-like isoform X1, which gives rise to MQETLVAKLTTHLVFFISQLEGLLLLLLLIFQRWVFIYEKGYQIEDSAIGSVLTKMKGVGHTSEDEEERVWDVADYVFPEQGDASFVVMTNYIITERQKQDKCPELNDGKNSCTTDKDCEGGRYKRTGNGYMTGKCVNNKTCEVRAWCPVEDDRTIPDPPLLMSAENYTLFIKNSVTFPQFGVVRSNLVEGVDSSYIKRCLYHETNSPLCPIFKLGDIVRLSGFNFQQIAKVGGAIGILIDWVCNLDYNIKHCKPKYYFHGLYGNARETDKARASVGYNFRHAKYYMENSTEMRTLMKVFGIRFNVIVRGLARKFDIIPTLTAIGSGVGIFGVATVVCDLVLLYVLPKRDFYKNMKFKSTVMDDETSGSGSNEGDVSMTNVGSKDPAPITMKD